One window of Mauremys reevesii isolate NIE-2019 linkage group 4, ASM1616193v1, whole genome shotgun sequence genomic DNA carries:
- the LOC120403416 gene encoding olfactory receptor 1019-like isoform X1, with amino-acid sequence MLQTGKEMEKGNHSEATEFILSGLTDRPELKVPLFGMFLLIYGITLVGNGGMILLITINPQLHTPMYFFLSNLSFCDLCSSLIISPKMLLNLLAQRKSISYTACAVQLYLYVAFSDVECLLLAVMAYDRYVAICNPLRYTVTISRQLCIQLVAAVYAVGLVDSMIHTCFTFRLSFCSSNIINHFFCDIPPLLALSCSDTHINEIVMFTLVCCIIVSSLVTVLLSYVYIASTILKIRSTEGRHKAFSTCTFHLTAVVLLFGTFLFMYLRPTSSYSMDTDKVASVFYTVVIPMLNPLIYSLRNTEVKDALRRAMNKLLTNS; translated from the exons ATGCTCCAAACTGGCA aggagatggaaaagggaaatcactCGGAGGCGACTGAGTTCATTCTCTCAGGACTGACAGATCGTCCGGAGCTGAAGGTCCCCCTCTTTGGGATGTTCCTACTGATTTATGGTATCACcctggtggggaatggggggatgatCTTGTTAATCACGATTAACCCCCaactccacacccccatgtactttttcctcagtaattTGTCTTTCTGTGATCTTTGCTCATCCTTGATAATTTCCCCTAAGATGCTGCTGAATCTCTTagcacagaggaaaagcatttctTACACTGCCTGTGCTGTGCAACTGTATCTCTATGTCGCTTTTTCAGATGTTGAGTGCCTATTGCTGGCTGTGATGGCGTATGACCGTTATGTGGCCATCTGTAACCCGCTGCGCTATACGGTCACCATTTCCAGGCAGCTTTGTATACAGCTGGTGGCTGCGGTGTACGCTGTGGGGTTGGTGGATTCAATGATACACACGTGTTTTACATTTCggctgtcattctgcagctccaacatcatcaatcatttcttctgtgacatccccCCACTGCTGGCGCTCTCCTGTTCTGACACCCACATTAATGAGATTGTGATGTTTACTTTAGTGTGCTGCATTATAGTGAGCAGCCTTGTAACTGTCCTCCTCTCCTATGTCTATATCGCCTCCACCATCCTGAAGATCCGCTCCACCGAGGGGaggcacaaagccttctccacctgcactTTCCACTTGACTGCTGTGGTCCTTCTTTTTGGCACCTTTCTCTTCATGTATTTGCGTCCCACCTCCAGCTATTCCATGGACACAGACAAAGTAGCCTCAGTGTTTTACACGGTGGTGATCCCCATGttgaaccccctcatctacagcctgaggaacacggAGGTGAAGGACGCCCTGAGGAGAGCAATGAATAAACTCCTAACCAATTCCTGA
- the LOC120403416 gene encoding olfactory receptor 1019-like isoform X2, whose product MQILKEMEKGNHSEATEFILSGLTDRPELKVPLFGMFLLIYGITLVGNGGMILLITINPQLHTPMYFFLSNLSFCDLCSSLIISPKMLLNLLAQRKSISYTACAVQLYLYVAFSDVECLLLAVMAYDRYVAICNPLRYTVTISRQLCIQLVAAVYAVGLVDSMIHTCFTFRLSFCSSNIINHFFCDIPPLLALSCSDTHINEIVMFTLVCCIIVSSLVTVLLSYVYIASTILKIRSTEGRHKAFSTCTFHLTAVVLLFGTFLFMYLRPTSSYSMDTDKVASVFYTVVIPMLNPLIYSLRNTEVKDALRRAMNKLLTNS is encoded by the exons ATGCAAATTCTTA aggagatggaaaagggaaatcactCGGAGGCGACTGAGTTCATTCTCTCAGGACTGACAGATCGTCCGGAGCTGAAGGTCCCCCTCTTTGGGATGTTCCTACTGATTTATGGTATCACcctggtggggaatggggggatgatCTTGTTAATCACGATTAACCCCCaactccacacccccatgtactttttcctcagtaattTGTCTTTCTGTGATCTTTGCTCATCCTTGATAATTTCCCCTAAGATGCTGCTGAATCTCTTagcacagaggaaaagcatttctTACACTGCCTGTGCTGTGCAACTGTATCTCTATGTCGCTTTTTCAGATGTTGAGTGCCTATTGCTGGCTGTGATGGCGTATGACCGTTATGTGGCCATCTGTAACCCGCTGCGCTATACGGTCACCATTTCCAGGCAGCTTTGTATACAGCTGGTGGCTGCGGTGTACGCTGTGGGGTTGGTGGATTCAATGATACACACGTGTTTTACATTTCggctgtcattctgcagctccaacatcatcaatcatttcttctgtgacatccccCCACTGCTGGCGCTCTCCTGTTCTGACACCCACATTAATGAGATTGTGATGTTTACTTTAGTGTGCTGCATTATAGTGAGCAGCCTTGTAACTGTCCTCCTCTCCTATGTCTATATCGCCTCCACCATCCTGAAGATCCGCTCCACCGAGGGGaggcacaaagccttctccacctgcactTTCCACTTGACTGCTGTGGTCCTTCTTTTTGGCACCTTTCTCTTCATGTATTTGCGTCCCACCTCCAGCTATTCCATGGACACAGACAAAGTAGCCTCAGTGTTTTACACGGTGGTGATCCCCATGttgaaccccctcatctacagcctgaggaacacggAGGTGAAGGACGCCCTGAGGAGAGCAATGAATAAACTCCTAACCAATTCCTGA
- the LOC120403426 gene encoding olfactory receptor 1019-like, giving the protein MEKGNHSEATEFILSGLTDRPELQVPLFGVFLLIYGITLAGNGGMILLIMIDPRLHSPMYFFLSNLSFCDLCFSSIISPKMLLNFLAQRKSISYTACAVQMYLIIIFADVECLLLAVMAYDRYVAICNPLLYTVTMSRQLCKRLVVGVYAVGLVDSVIQTCFTFQLSFCSSNIINHFFCDIPSLLVLSCSDTSINEIVLFAFTCCITVSSFVTILLSYVYIASTILQIRSAEGRCKAFSTCSFHLTAVVLLFGTVLFMYLRPTSSYSMDTDKVASVFYMVVIPMLNPLIYSLRNTEVKDALRRAINKPRTNF; this is encoded by the coding sequence atggaaaagggaaatcatTCGGAGGCGACTGAGTTCATTCTCTCAGGACTGACAGATCGTCCGGAGCTGCAGGTTCCCCTCTTTGGGGTGTTCCTACTGATTTATGGTATAACCcttgcagggaatggggggatgatCTTGTTAATCATGATTGATCCCCGACTCCACagccccatgtactttttcctcagtaatttatctttctgtgacctctgctttTCCTCTATAATTTCCCCtaagatgctgctgaatttcttagcgcagaggaaaagcatttctTACACTGCCTGCGCTGTGCAAATGTATCTCATTATCATTTTTGCAGATGTTGAGTGCCTCTTGCTGGCTGTGATGGCATATGACCGTTATGTGGCCATCTGTAACCCGCTGCTCTATACGGTCACCATGTCCAGGCAGCTTTGTAAAAGGCTGGTGGTCGGGGTGTACGCTGTGGGGCTGGTGGATTCAGTGATACAAACATGTTTTACATTtcagctgtcattctgcagctccaacatcatcaatcatttcttctgtgacatcccaTCACTGTTGGTGCTCTCCTGTTCTGACACCAGCATCAATGAGATTGTGTTGTTTGCTTTCACATGCTGCATTACAGTGAGCAGTTTTGTCACTATCCTCCTCTCCTATGTCTATATTGCCTCCACCATCCTGCAGATCCGCTCTGCTGAGGGGCGgtgcaaagccttctccacctgctctttcCACTTGACTGCTGTGGTCCTGCTTTTTGGCACGGTCCTCTTCATGTATTTACGTCCCACCTCCAGCTATTCCATGGACACAGACAAAGTGGCCTCAGTGTTTTACATGGTGGTGATCCCCATGttgaaccccctcatctacagcctgaggaacacagAGGTGAAGGACGCCCTGAGGAGAGCAATAAATAAACCCCGAACCAATTTTTGA